In one Parus major isolate Abel chromosome 13, Parus_major1.1, whole genome shotgun sequence genomic region, the following are encoded:
- the LOC107210533 gene encoding leukotriene C4 synthase-like has protein sequence MLDQIHWLAAVTVLGVLEQAYFFLQVIYARRLFGVSPPKISGPPEFERIFRAQVNSSEYFPIFLALLWQAGLFFHQGLAAALGLLYLYARYCYFKGYKASSSERLAPIYFSAGVLWILIAVSALGILHFFLSHYVGLNVLQRLRA, from the exons ATGTTGGATCAGATTCATTGGCTGGCTGCTGTGACAGTCCTGGGAGTCCTGGAGCAAG CCTACTTCTTCCTCCAGGTGATCTATGCTAGGAGGTTGTTTGGTGTTTCACCTCCAAAGATCTCAGGCCCTCCTGAATTTGAAAGGATCTTTCGAGCACA gGTGAACTCCTCTGAGTATTTTCCCATCTTCCTGGCACTTCTGTGGCAGGCTGGACTCTTCTTCCATCAAG GTCTGGCTGCAGCCTTGGGTCTGCTCTATCTCTACGCTCGATACTGCTACTTTAAGGGATACAAGGCATCGTCCTCAGAAAG ACTCGCCCCGATATACTTCAGTGCTGGAGTCCTCTGGATTCTCATTGCAGTGTCAGCCCTGGGCATCctgcatttcttcctctctcacTATGTGGGGCTGAATGTCCTCCAGCGTCTGAGAGCATGA